From the Deinococcus gobiensis I-0 genome, the window CGCCGGGGGCGAAGCGGCGCTGCGGGTGGACGCCAACCGGCTGATCTTCGCGCTGGCCTGACTGAAGGGTCAGAACGTGAAGAAACGGCTATGGGCGCGGTTTCCGGGCTGGGCGTAGCGTACCGCTATGACCAAGAAGAGCAAGCCCTCCAAGAAAGCCCCGTTGCAGGAGACCTCGGACGGCGCGCCGGTCGCCGCCGCTGCCCAGAACACCGATCAGGCCGACGCCGCGCACCTGAACGTCACCAACAACGCCCTGGTGGACCACAACTACCTCTCGGAAGAGGAGTTTCAGGTCGTCTCCGAGACGCTCCAGCGCAACCTCTCGACGACCATCACCCTGTACCTGAAGTTCAAGAAGTACCACTGGGACATCCGGGGCCGTTTCTTCCGCGACCTGCACCTCGCCTACGACGAGTTCATCGACGAGTTCTTCGAGAGCATCGACGAGCAGGCCGAGCGCCTCGTCGCCCTGGGCGGCAGCCCGGCGAGCGCCCCGAGCGACCTCGAACGCTACAGCGTGATCAAGGTGCCCACCGAAACCGTGCGTGACGCCCGCACCCAGGTCGCCGACCTCGTGCAGGACCTGACCCGCATCTCCAAGGCCTACCGCGACGACAGCAAGACGGTGGACGACCACAACGACCCCGCCACCTCCGACATGTACAACGGCTACGCCGCGACCATCGACAAGATCCGCTGGATGCTCCAGGCAGTCATGGACGACGACCGCATGAACTGAGCCCCGGTTTCCGGGCTTGTTCAGGCCGCCGGGCTCGCCCTGGCGGCCTTTTTCGGCTGGAGGTGCAGGTGGTGGGCAAACCCAAATTCGATTACGCGCTGCACTACGCCGAGCTCGACCTGCGCGCCCATCCCGAGCTGTACCGGGTGGGGACAGGCGAGCAGGGGGTGCTGCTGGTGCAGCCCTACAAGGCCGAAATCCTGCCGCACTGGCGTTTCGCCACGCCGGAGGTGGCCCGCGAGAGCAGCGAGAAGATCTATGCGATGTTTCTCGACTATCTCGCGCAGGGCGATTTCGTGGGGGCCGACATGGCCCGCAAGTTTCTCCAGATGGGCTATACCCGTTCGCGCCGCTACGCCAACCACAAGGGCGGCAAAAAATACGACGGCCCCGTGCCCGACGACAAGAAGGGCCAGAGCGGGGCGCACGGCCGCGCCGAACTGCCCCGCAGCCCCGAGGACCCGGTGAAGGCCGAGTCGGCGCGCATCTTCAAGGCGAAGTGGGCCCAGGCGGAGGAGAATGCCGACTACGCCGCGCGCAAGAAGGCCCACAAGGCGCAGTACGGCTGAGCTGCGCGGCGACACGGTCTGCCCACCTTGAGCGCGGTATGCTGAGGTTATGCACCTTCCCGTAAGTCACATCCTGGCCGGGGGCCGCGCGTGAGCTGGCTCGACCGTCTGCGCGCCGGCCTGAGCAAGACGCGCGCGCAGCTCAGCGGCACGGCCGATCTGGAAGGCGACGTGCAGGCGGCCTTCACGCGCATGGATACCATCGAGGACCTCGAATACGCGCTGATCGCCGCCGATGTGGGCCGCGCCGCGACCGAGGAGATCATCGAGGACATCCGGCGGATCGGGGGCGGCAACCTGCAAGACGCCCTGATGCAGGCGCTGACGCTGCAGCTCGAACCCGACGCCCGGCGCGCCGAGTTCCGCAAGCTGGGGTTCTCGCCCGACGTGGGGCGCGGCCGGGTGGACCCCAAGGGCCACGTGGTCATGGTGATCGGCGTGAACGGCGTGGGCAAGACGACCACCATCGCCAAGCTCGGGCAGTACTACATGGAGCGCGGCAAGAGCGTGATGTTCGCGGCCGGCGACACCTTCCGCGCGGCGGCGGGCGCGCAGCTCGGCGTGTGGGGCGACCGCCTCGGCGTGCCGGTGGTGCAGGGCCCCGACGGCGGCGACCCGGCGGCGGTGGCCTTCGACGCGGCGAGCGCCCGCAAGGCGCGCGGCACCGACCTGCTGCTCATCGACACGGCCGGACGCCTGCACAACAAGCACAACCTGATGGAAGAGCTGAAGAAGGTGCAGCGCGTGGTGGACAAGGCCGACCCCGGCGAGCCGGCCGAGGTGTGGCTGGTGCTCGACGCCGTGACGGGCCAGAACGGGCTGCAACAGGCCAAGAAGTTCCACGAGTCCACACCGCTGACCGGCGTCGTCGTGACCAAGCTCGACGGCACGGCCAAGGGCGGCATCCTGGTGCCCATCGTGCGTGAGCTGGGCGTGCCCATCAAGTTCATCGGGGTGGGCGAGCAGGCCGGCGATCTCCAGCCCTTCGACAGCCGCGATTTCGTGCGGGCGCTGTTCGACGTGCAGCTGCCGCAGTAGTCCAGGCGCACCTTCATTTTCGCGGCTGTCACGGACCGGACAGGCCTGACTTTCTAGTTTGTAGGGACATCAGTCGCCGGTGGGTGTGTTGCCGGCGCCAAGGACCCCTATGACCTGTCGCCCACTGCCCCTACTGCTCCTCCCCCTCCTGCTCGCCGCCTGTGGAAGCGCGGTGAAGGGAAGTGTCGGGACGGCTCCCGATCCTGCGCCCGCGCCCACACCCATCGGCTCCGTCGCCAAGCCGGACCCCGGCGACCAGACCCAGAGCGCCGAGGAAGCGCAGCTGCTGCGCGAGCTGAATGCTGCGCGCGCCGTGGGCCGGACCTGCGGCGGCCAGTACATGCCCGCCGTACCCGCCGTCACCTGGAACGGCTATCTGGCCAAGTCGGCGCGGGCTTACGTGCAGGACATGGCGACGCGGGGCTTTTTCGCGCACGTGGACCCCGACGGTCGCTGGCCCCAGCAGCGCGCCGAGGCGGCCGGATACACCGGCTGGACCAACATCGGCGAGAACATCGTCGGCGGTTACGCCGTGGGCGAGATGACGGCGGCGTGGCTCGCCAGCCCCGACCACTGCGCGGCCCTCATGTCCCCCGAGTACAAGGAAGTCGGCGTGGCCTTCATGCAGGAGGCGGGGCACGCGTTCAGCACCTACGGCGTTCAGGAGTTCGGCAGCCGCTGAGGACCTGTGCCTGCTGGCGTCAGCGGTCGGGCGTGTAGGGTGAGCCGCCGATGTACAGCAGGTCCTGGTCGTAGCGCGCGAAGAACAGGCGCTGCTCCTCGCCGCCCTGGCCCCTGAGGGTGAGGCCGTAGCCGCTGACCGCGTAGGTGCCGCCGGTCTTGCGGGAACTGCTCACCGCGACGCCGGGGCCGCTGCTGCCCCCGAAACGCCCGCCGCTGAAGGTGCCGTCGGGCCGGAAGGTGTAGGTGCCGCCGCCCACCACCATCAGGTCGCCGCCCAGCGCCGTGTTGCCGCCGCCCGAGATGGTCTGGAAGGCGCCATTGAGCTTCGTTCCGGCGGGCAGGGCCCTGGACTCGCCCTTGACCTCGAAGGTGCCGGTCTTGCCGTCCCCCCAGCGGATCACGAAGTCCTTGCCCTGACGGGTCCACTTGCCCCATTTCTGCGGTTCGAGCTGGCGCGACAGTTTGTAGTTGAAGCTGCCCGGCGCCCAGTAGGGGTCGTTGTAGACGGTGCCGTCCTTCAGGAACAGCGAGACGGGGTAGGTCGTCAGGACCATGCCGCCCACCCCGATACCGGTGGACTGTTCGATGTAGGCGCCCAGAATCTCGCTGTCCTTCAGGCCCTGCCCGGCGGCCACCAGAAATTTCTCGGCCGGCTGGGCCTTGAACTGCCAGCCCGCGTCCACGACGGCGAGGGTGGATTGCTTGAGTCCGGCCGCCTGCGCGGCGCTCAGGACCACGCAGCTGTCCAGGGTAATGCCGGTGACGTGGTCGAACTCGCGGACTCGCCCGGCCACCGTCACCTGTCCCTTGGGCGGGTTGTCGGCATCGTTCGCCATGTCGTAGCAGTACACGTCGAAGCGCGCCGCGCGCCGGTCGTCCTCCTGCGTGATGGAGCGCGAACGCTGCGTGGTGCCGCTCACGGCGATGACCGTCCCTAGCGACTGCAACTTCTTCAGGCCAGCGGCGTCCTGCTGTTGCCCGCTCGCCTTGCCCAGCGGCGCGAGGGTCTGTGCCATGAGCGACGAGAGCTGCGCGACGCTGTAGACGGCCACATTGGCGCTGGCACCGGCTGGGCGGGAAGAGGCGGAGGCGGACGGCGTGGGGGCAGCGCCGCCCGTGCCCAGCGCGGCCGCGAGGTTGGGCACCTGAGCGCGCACGTCGAAGGTGTCCGACGAAAACTGGGTCGCCAGGGCCGGGCACGACCGGCTGGCGGGCCCGAGCTTCTGTAGGGCGCTGTCCAGCGCCTGGAGGCTGCCGGCCATGTCCGCCCGCAACTGCGTGAGGGCCGCCCGGCCGACCCGCTGCGTCAGCTGCGCCTCGAAGGCCCCGAGGTTCTGGGCCTTGATCCACGCGGCGTAGGCCTGATTCACCTTCGCGGCGCTGGCGGGGTCGCGTTTCACGCAGGTGTCGCGCAGGTAGCCGGCCCCGACATACAGGGCGTAGGCCGTGCCGAGGGCCTTGAGGTCGGCGCTGCCCGCCCCCTGGGCCACTGCGCCGGGCCACAGGGAGGGGACGAGGGCCAGGCCCGCGAGCAGCGCCGTGCGTCTGGGACTCATGCCCCACCTTACTCAGGCCTGCCTGAGTGCCCCGCGAAAAAGGGGGCGGCCCGCTTGAGACCGCCTTCATGAAGGTGAGGGCGGGGTCAGCCGCCCAGGTACGCCTGCAACACCCGCTCGTCGCTCACGAGGTCGCGGCTGGGGCCCTCCAGGGTGATCTGCCCGGCTTCAAGGACGTAGGTGCGGTGGCTGCTCTGCATGGCGAGGCGGGCGTTCTGCTCGACGAGCAGGATGGTCACGCCCTGCTCGTTCAGCTCGCGGATGATGGCGAAGATCTCGCGCACGATGATGGGCGCCAGCCCTAGCGACGGCTCGTCGAGGAGCAGCAGCTTGGGCCGGCTCATCAGGGCGCGGGCAATCGCCAGCATCTGCTGTTCGCCGCCCGAGAGCGTGCCCGCGAGCTGGCCCCGGCGCTCGCCCAGGCGCGGAAAGCGCCCGTACATCCGGGCGATGTCGGCCTTTACCCCGGCGGCGTCGCGGCGGGTGTAGGCCCCCAGTTCCAGGTTGTCCTGGATGCTCTGGCGCGCGAGGACCTGCCGCCCCTCCGGACTCTGCGCGATGCCCAGGCGCACGGCCTCGTCGGTCGGAATACGGGAGATGTCGCGCCCGCCGAAGCGCACGCTGCCCGCCACCGGCCGCAGCATCCGCGAGACGGCGCGCAGGGTGGTCGTCTTGCCCGCGCCGTTCGCGCCGATGAGGGTGACGATCTCGCCCTCCTCGACGTGCAGCGACAGCCCGCGCACCGCCTGGATGGCGCCGTAGTTGACGCTGAGGTTCTCGATTTCCAGCAGGGGCACGGTCACTCGCCTCCCAGGTAGGCCTCGACGACCCGGGGGTCGCGCTGCACGCTCGCGGGGTCGCCCACCGCGATGAGTTGCCCGAAATTCAGCACGGCCACGCGGTCGCACAGGCCCATGACGAGCGGCACGTGGTGTTCGATGAGCAGCACCGTCAGGTCGAAGCGGTCGCGCACCTCGCGGATAAAGCTGGTGAGTTGCCCCTTCTCGGCCGTGTTCATGCCGGCGGCCGGCTCGTCGAGCAGCAGCACGCGCGGTTCGGTCGCCAGGGCGCGGGCGATCTCCAGCCGCCGCTGGTCGCCGTAGGAGAAGTTGCCCGCCAGTTCGCCCGCCCGGTCCGACAGGCCCACGAGGTCGAGCAGGTCCCAGGCGCGGCGCGTGGCGGCGTCCTCCTCGGCGCGCGCCAGCCCGAAGACGCCCTGCCACAGCCCGGCGCGGGTGCGCAGGTGCCCGGCGATCTTCACGTTTTCCAGCGCCGAGAGGCCCCGGAACAGCCGGATGTTCTGGAAGGTGCGGCTCAGGCCCAGGCCGGCGACCCGGTGCGGCGCGAGGCCGGTCACGCGCGTGCCCCTGTAGGTCAGGGTGCCGCTGCTGGGGGGCGTCAGGCCGGTCATGAGGTTGAACAGCGTGGTCTTGCCCGCGCCGTTGGGGCCGATCAGCCCGAAGATCTCGCCCTCGCGCACTTCGAAGCTCACGTCGTTCACCGCGATCAGCCCGCCGAAGCGCCGGGTCATGTGGCGCGCCTCCAGGACGGTCGGGGCCACGACAGTTGCGGAGGCGGTCATGGCCGCACCTCCGCCCGGGAAGCGGCGGGTCCGGGGCGCACCGGGGGGCGGGGCCGCGTCAGTTTTTGCAGCGCGCCCACGATGCCCTGGGGCAGGTACAGGCTCGCCACCACCAGCACCAGCCCGTTGATGACCAGCCGCCAGTCGGCCAGGAAGCGCAGCACCTCCGGCACGGCCGTCAGCAGGGCGCCGCCCACGACCGGTCCCCACAGGCTGCGGCTGCCGCCGATGAGCACGAAGGCCAGCGTGGCGATAGAGGCGTCGAAGGTGCCCTGCTTGGCGTTCCAGGTGTTCAGGAAGGGCGCGCTCATGGCCCCCACGATGCCCGCCAGCACGGCTCCGATGACGAAGGCCATCACCTTGTAGTGGGTCGGCGGCACGCCCATCGCGTCGGCGGCGAGTTCGTCCTCGCGCACCGCCCGCAGCGCCCGGCCCACCCGCGAGCGTTCGAGCTGCCGGGTGAACAGCAGCGTGAGCAGCAGCAGCGGCCCGAAGACGAACAGGTACTGCCAGCGGTCCTGGAAGCCGAAGGCCTGCGGAATTCCGAAGATGCCCACGGCGCCCCCGGTGATGCTCAGGTTCAGGGCGACGACCTGCAACACCGAGACGAAGGCGATGGTCGCCAGCGCGAGGTAGATGCCGCGCAGCCGCAGCGCCGGAATGCCCACCAGCAGCCCCAGCACCCCCGAGAGCAGGGCCGCGACCACCCAGGTGAGCGGAAACATGAAGTTGCCCAGCGTGTCGCGCAGGCCCGCGAGCGCCGGGTGCGTGAGCATGATGGCTGCCACGTAGCCGCCCAGCGCATAGAAGCCCGGCGAGGCGAGGCTCAGTTGCCCGGCCTGGAGGGGAAAGTACAGGCTCAGGCCCAGCAGGCCCGCCTGCACCATCGTCACGATCAGGAAGCCGTAGGTCGCGAGAAAGTCGCTCATAGATAGACTCCGATTGAATCGGTAATGGAAGGACTCCATTCGAGCGAAGCGAGGAGGAGAGGAAGGGATCGCGGACGTGGAGTCAGGCGCATGTGGACCTGCGAGAAATGGGCCAGGAAAGGCGAGGGGCCGCCCCTGAACCGGAGGCCACCTTGGGCAGGGGTGCTCTTTTCCGGGTTGTCCACGAAACAGGCACTGTCCCGCTCATACCTTCTGGATCGCCGCTTTGCCCAGCAGGCCCTGGGGCCGCACGAGCAGGATCACGAACAGCAGCGCGAAGGCCACCGCGTCCTTGTACGCCGAGTAGTCGGCCGGCACGAAGGCCTCGGCCAGCCCGATGACCAGGCCCCCCAGCACCGCGCCCGGAATGCTGCCCAGACCCCCCAGCACGATGACCGCCAGCCCTTTGAGGCCGTAGGTGATGCCGAAGTACGGCCCCGCCACCCCGAAGGCCGTGCCGACCAGCGTGCCCGCCAGCCCGCCCAGAAAGCCCGAGAGGAAGAACGTGATGAGTACGAAGCGGTCCACGCTGATGCCCAGCAGGCTCGCCGTACCGGGATTCTCCGCGACCGCCCGCAGCGCCTTGCCCACCTTGGTGCGCCCGATGACGTAGCCCAGGAGCGCGAGCATGACCATGCTGACCGCGAAGATGATGATCTGCACCGTGCGGATGACCACCGTGCGGTCCCCGATCTGGAAACTCAGGGCCGGGCGCACCTGCCCGTAGGCGTCGGCCGGGAAGGTGTAGATCTCGGCCCCGACCAGCAGCTGGATGAGGTTCACGATGACCAGCGACACGCCCAGGCTGCTGACCAGCGCCAGCAGCGGGTCGGCGCCGCGCGCGCGCATGGGCCGGAAGGCGAGGCGCTCGACGATCACCGCGACCACCCCGGCCAGCACCGCGCCGATCAGGGTCGCGAGCCCGAAGCTCCAGGGGTTGCCCGAAAAGGGCGAGGTGCCGGAAAACAGGGTCAGGCCCGCGAGCAGCCCGGTGCCGCCGAACTGCCCGACCACCAGCGTGTAGGTGAAGTAGGCCCCCAGCGTGAACACGGCCCCCTGCGCGAAGTTGATGATGCCCAGGATCGAGAAGACGAGGGTGTAGCCCAGCGCGAAGATGGCGTAGACGCTGCCGATGGCCAGCCCGTTGAGAAGGTTCTGAATGAATGCGCCGAAGTCCATGCGGTGTCCTCTCGCGTGCGGCAATGGGACACGCCGTCAGCCGGGGAACGGGAGGCTGACGGCGTAGGCCAGGGCCGGGGGAAACTCTGTGGAGTGGCCCGTTGTCCGTGCTGCGACCCGGAGGCGGTTCCGGGTCCTGGGCGGGCCGCGTCGCCTGGAGGCGTCCGGCACAGTGCGGGACGCCTCCGGAGGCCCTCCTACTTCACGAAGACGAAGGAGCCGTTCTTGGCGTCTTTCATCTTGACCTGCGCCACGAAGAATTCCTTCTGGTTGATCTCGCCTTCCTTGTCGAAGCGCAGCTCGCCCAGCGGCGTGTTGTACTTGCCGGCCAGGATCTGCTTGTTCAGCTCGGTGCGCAGGTCGCCCAGGTCCCACTGCGCGAGCTTCTTCTTGCGGTCGATGACGCGCAGGGCGTCGGCGAAGACCTGCACGCCCGCGTAGGCCTGCGCGGCGAACTGGGGCGGGTCTTTCTTGTACAGCGCGCGGTACTCTTTGACGAACACTTGGTTGGTGGCGCTGCTCTGGAGGGGGCTGTAGGCCTGGGCCACGAGCAGGCCGTCGCAGTCCTTCTGGCACACCGGAAACAGGTTGGTGGTGTTGAAGCCGTTGCCGCCCACGATCAGGCCCTTGTAGCTCAGCTGGCGCAATTGCTTGATGATGTTGCCGCCGTCGGCCGCGAGCGCCGAGATGACCACGAGGTCGGCCTTGGCGTTCAGTACCGCCGTCACCTGGGTCGTGAAGTCGGTGTCGGTGGTCTGCGACTTCTGGACGGTGGCGACCGTCAGCCCCTGCGCCTTGATGGTGTCCTGGAAGATGCCCGTCTCGCTGACCGAGAAGGCGTCGTTCTGGGCGTACATCACGGCCACGCGCTTGATCTTGGGGTCGATCTTGAGGGCCTGCTTGAGGGCCGCCGGGGCGATCACGGTCACGGGCGCCGACACGCGGGCGATGTAGTTGCCGATCTGCGGAATGCCCTTGGCGGTGTTGCTCGGCCCCAGCACCGGAATCCTGGCGCGCTCGGCGATGGGGTCGGCGGCGAAGGCCTGCTGCGAGAGCGTCGGCCCCACGATGCCCACCACCCGCTCCTTGGTGATCAGGTTCTGGAAGGCGTTGATGGCGCTGTTCTCGTCGCCCGCCGCGTCCTGGTACACGAGCCGGATGGGCGTGCCGCCGATGCCCCCGCGCGCGTTGATGAGCTTCTCGGCCAGTTTGGCCCCCGCGACCTGCTCCTGGCCGAACAGGGCGACGTTGCTGGTCTGCGCGACCGCGATCCCGATGGCGACCGGCGTCTCGACCTTCTGTGCCGATGCCGCGCCCAGCGCCGCGCCGATCAATGAACCCAGGACCACTCGTTTCATCTGTGCCTCCCCTAAGCCGCGCCGCGGCCCGAAGCTGAAATTTATGTGAAGAGTGGTGTCACTATGGGTGCGCGTTCTAGGGAAGTCAAGCTGAGAAGGAAGGAGATATGGCCGAAGTTCAAATAGCGGACTACCACCTGCGCATCTTCGAAGACGGTATGCCGGCGGATTGGACTGGGCTGCGCGCGAGCGCCGCACTCTTCGATGAATACGACGTGCAGAGCCGCGAGCCTGGGCCAGTCGGCGTGGTGGTCCTGAGCACCCCTCAGGGCCGTGAGCTGGTCGTGGCCCAGCATCAGCAACCGAGCGGGCCGGGGTTTCCACTGGGTGTCCTGCTCGTGCCCGAGACGGGCCTGCTGCTTATCGGTGCGGGCGAGCGGCTGCTGGCCTACGATATCCGGGTTCCGGAGCGGCTCTGGGAGGACCGGGCCGAGTTCGGGTTCTGGGCCTTCGCCCGGCACGGTGACGTGATCCTGATGCTGGCCGAACTGGAACTGGCCGCCTGGACCATGGGGGGCCGTAAACTCTGGACCATGTTTGTCGAGCCGCCGTGGTCCTACACGGTGCATGAACAGACCGTGACCCTGGACGTGATGGGACTGGTCCGGTCGCTGGATCTGCGTACGGGGACTCTGGTCGAAGGGAGCCTCTGAAGGCCCAGTCACCCTAGTGCTCGCGCGCGAACTGGCGCGCCTCGCTCACGCTCAGGGGCCGGGCGAAGAGGTAGCCCTGGCCGTAGTCGCAGCCCAGCTCGCGCAGGGCGTCGAGATGCCGCACCTCCTCGATGCCCTCGGCCACCACGCGCATCTTCATGTTCTTGGCCATCGCGATGATGGTGCGCACGAGTTCGGCGCTGCTGGCGCTCGTCAGCATGCCGCGCACGAAGGACCGGTCGATCTTGAGGGTGTCGAGTGGATACGAGTGCAGGTAACTGAGCGACGAGTACCCCGTGCCGAAGTCGTCGAGGTGCAGCCGCACTCCCAGGGCACGCAGCTTTTCCAGCGTCTGCCCGATGGCCTCGGGGCGGGCCAGCAGCGCGCCCTCGGTGATCTCCAGGTTCAGGCGTTCGGGCGCGAACCCGGTATCGGCCAGCACGCCGCGCACCTGTTCGTAGACGCCGGGGGCCGCGAAGTGCCGCGCCGAGAAGTTCACGTTCAGGCTCAGGGGGGGCGTGTGCGGGCTTTCCTGCTGCCAGCGCCGCAGCTGCGTGCAGGCTTCGCGCAGCACCCAGCGGTCGATGTCGAGCATCATGCCGCACTCCTCGGCCACGTCCAGAAAGGCTCCGGGCTCCAGCAGGCCGTGTTCGGGGTGTTGCCAGCGCAGCAGCGCCTCGAAGCCTGCCACCCGGCCCTCGTCCAGCGCCATGATCGGCTGGTACACCACGCGCAGCTCGCCCCGGCCCAGGCCGTGTTTCAGCTCGTTTTCCAGCCGGGCCATGCGGATGGTGTGCTCGCGCATCTGCGGCGTGAACACCTGGTGCCCCGCGCCGCCGCTGTGCTTGGCGCGGTACATGGCGATGTCGGCGTCGCGCAGGATGTCGGCCGAGCTGCCGTGCTCCGGGTGGGCCAGCACCACCCCGATGCTCACCGACAGCGCGATGTCCAGGCCGTGCAGGCGCATGGGGGGCCGCAGCGCCTCCTGGATGCGGCGCGCCGTGTCGGTGGCGTCCCCCGGCGAATCCAGCGGCGTGAGCAGCACGGCGAACTCGTCGCCGCCCAGGCGGGCCAGCGTATCGCCGGGCCGCAGCACCGCCAGGAGCCGCGCCGAGAGTTCGCGCAGCAGGGCGTCTCCGGCCGGATGTCCCAGCGTGTCGTTGACGCCCTTGAAGCGGTCGGTGTCGAGAAACAGCACGGCGTATTCCTCGGCTCCGGGACCGCGCGACCGGGCCAGCGCGGTGTCCAGGCGCTCGCTGAACAGGGTGCGGTTGGGCAGGCCGGTCAGGGCGTCGTGCGAGGCGTCGTGGCGCAGTTGCCGGGTGACGGTGCGCAGCTGGGCGGTGCGCGACTGCACCCGGTCCTCCAGCTCGTTGTTGAGCTGGTGCAGGGCGTCCTGGGTGCGCCGCAGCTCGGTGATGTCCATGCCGTGGCCGATGCACAGCGCCAGCTCGCCGTCCTCGCCGAACACCGGGGTCAGGGAGCGCAGCTGCACCGTATGGACGGGCGTGCCGAAGCTCTCCTCCCAGAAGATCGTGTCGCGGATCTGCCGGGCCTGGAGGTAGTGGTGCTCGCGCGCCCGGGCCAGCTCGGGGCCGAACTCGCGGTAGGCCACGTACTCGGCGTCCGTGCGCCCGATGATCCAGCGCCGGATCTCGGGCGAGGAGATGGCGGCCGGGTTGCAGAACACGTAGCGCTGCTGCGCGTCGAGGATGGCGACTGGCGCGGGCAGGGCACACAGCAGTTCCTCGTAGAAGGCCTGCGGCGCGAGCAGGTCGGCTCCCGCCGTTCCCGACAGCTCGCCGCTCAGCAGCAGGTGGTCGCCCGCCGCGCCGCTCAGCCGCGAGAGCGTACCGGTCCAGGCCGCGACCTCGCCGCCCTCGCCGCGCAGGCCCAGCGCGGTGCGCAGGGTCTCGCCCCCCCGCACCCGCGTCAGCAGGCCGCGCAGCCGCAGGCCTTCCAGTCCGTTCCCCAGGTGGGTGTCCAGCAGGGTGCCCAGGGCCGAGGCCCCCAGCAGGCGCGCGCTGGAAGGGCACATCGACACGATCTGCCCGGCCGGGCCGAGGATCAGGCTGGTCGTCTGGCCCTGCGGCGCGGTGACGGCGAGGCCGCCGGACCGCAGCTGTCCCGCGAGCTGGCCCAGAAAGGCGGCCCAGCTGCCGGGACCGGGCGGAATGGCCGCACTCAGGCCGTGGCGGTGCAGCAGTGCGTCCAGGTCGGGAATCATAGGGGCGGGGCCGTCCTTGTCCCGGGGAACCGGGGGGAGAAGTCCGCCGCCCCCACGGGGCAGCAGCCGGAAGCACTCTAAAGTGGAAAATCTTACAAACGGCTTGCGCCGTCCGGACTTCAGGTCAGCTTCATCCTGCGTTGGCGCGGGCCGCCCGCTGGCGCGCCACGAAGGCCAGGAAGTCGGTGCGCGGCAGGGTGTTGACTACCCCCGACGGGGTGAGCCCCGCCTTGCGCGCGACCGCCACCCCGAAGCGGGCGTCCGCGAGCCCCGAGGGCACGTGCGCGTCGGTGTTGATGGCGAAGGTCAGGCGGTCTCGCCACGCCAGCGCCACGCGCCAGTCGAGGTCCAGCCGGTAGGCGTTGGCGTTGATCTCGACGACCGTGCCGCACGCCTCGCAGGCGGCCAGCACGGCGTCCAGGTCGAAGGCGTAGCTGGGGC encodes:
- the ftsY gene encoding signal recognition particle-docking protein FtsY, with protein sequence MSWLDRLRAGLSKTRAQLSGTADLEGDVQAAFTRMDTIEDLEYALIAADVGRAATEEIIEDIRRIGGGNLQDALMQALTLQLEPDARRAEFRKLGFSPDVGRGRVDPKGHVVMVIGVNGVGKTTTIAKLGQYYMERGKSVMFAAGDTFRAAAGAQLGVWGDRLGVPVVQGPDGGDPAAVAFDAASARKARGTDLLLIDTAGRLHNKHNLMEELKKVQRVVDKADPGEPAEVWLVLDAVTGQNGLQQAKKFHESTPLTGVVVTKLDGTAKGGILVPIVRELGVPIKFIGVGEQAGDLQPFDSRDFVRALFDVQLPQ
- a CDS encoding DUF4385 domain-containing protein; this encodes MVGKPKFDYALHYAELDLRAHPELYRVGTGEQGVLLVQPYKAEILPHWRFATPEVARESSEKIYAMFLDYLAQGDFVGADMARKFLQMGYTRSRRYANHKGGKKYDGPVPDDKKGQSGAHGRAELPRSPEDPVKAESARIFKAKWAQAEENADYAARKKAHKAQYG
- a CDS encoding branched-chain amino acid ABC transporter permease; protein product: MDFGAFIQNLLNGLAIGSVYAIFALGYTLVFSILGIINFAQGAVFTLGAYFTYTLVVGQFGGTGLLAGLTLFSGTSPFSGNPWSFGLATLIGAVLAGVVAVIVERLAFRPMRARGADPLLALVSSLGVSLVIVNLIQLLVGAEIYTFPADAYGQVRPALSFQIGDRTVVIRTVQIIIFAVSMVMLALLGYVIGRTKVGKALRAVAENPGTASLLGISVDRFVLITFFLSGFLGGLAGTLVGTAFGVAGPYFGITYGLKGLAVIVLGGLGSIPGAVLGGLVIGLAEAFVPADYSAYKDAVAFALLFVILLVRPQGLLGKAAIQKV
- a CDS encoding CAP domain-containing protein; translated protein: MKGSVGTAPDPAPAPTPIGSVAKPDPGDQTQSAEEAQLLRELNAARAVGRTCGGQYMPAVPAVTWNGYLAKSARAYVQDMATRGFFAHVDPDGRWPQQRAEAAGYTGWTNIGENIVGGYAVGEMTAAWLASPDHCAALMSPEYKEVGVAFMQEAGHAFSTYGVQEFGSR
- a CDS encoding ABC transporter ATP-binding protein — protein: MTASATVVAPTVLEARHMTRRFGGLIAVNDVSFEVREGEIFGLIGPNGAGKTTLFNLMTGLTPPSSGTLTYRGTRVTGLAPHRVAGLGLSRTFQNIRLFRGLSALENVKIAGHLRTRAGLWQGVFGLARAEEDAATRRAWDLLDLVGLSDRAGELAGNFSYGDQRRLEIARALATEPRVLLLDEPAAGMNTAEKGQLTSFIREVRDRFDLTVLLIEHHVPLVMGLCDRVAVLNFGQLIAVGDPASVQRDPRVVEAYLGGE
- a CDS encoding ATP-binding cassette domain-containing protein; this translates as MLEIENLSVNYGAIQAVRGLSLHVEEGEIVTLIGANGAGKTTTLRAVSRMLRPVAGSVRFGGRDISRIPTDEAVRLGIAQSPEGRQVLARQSIQDNLELGAYTRRDAAGVKADIARMYGRFPRLGERRGQLAGTLSGGEQQMLAIARALMSRPKLLLLDEPSLGLAPIIVREIFAIIRELNEQGVTILLVEQNARLAMQSSHRTYVLEAGQITLEGPSRDLVSDERVLQAYLGG
- a CDS encoding branched-chain amino acid ABC transporter permease gives rise to the protein MSDFLATYGFLIVTMVQAGLLGLSLYFPLQAGQLSLASPGFYALGGYVAAIMLTHPALAGLRDTLGNFMFPLTWVVAALLSGVLGLLVGIPALRLRGIYLALATIAFVSVLQVVALNLSITGGAVGIFGIPQAFGFQDRWQYLFVFGPLLLLTLLFTRQLERSRVGRALRAVREDELAADAMGVPPTHYKVMAFVIGAVLAGIVGAMSAPFLNTWNAKQGTFDASIATLAFVLIGGSRSLWGPVVGGALLTAVPEVLRFLADWRLVINGLVLVVASLYLPQGIVGALQKLTRPRPPVRPGPAASRAEVRP
- a CDS encoding Dps family protein, producing MTKKSKPSKKAPLQETSDGAPVAAAAQNTDQADAAHLNVTNNALVDHNYLSEEEFQVVSETLQRNLSTTITLYLKFKKYHWDIRGRFFRDLHLAYDEFIDEFFESIDEQAERLVALGGSPASAPSDLERYSVIKVPTETVRDARTQVADLVQDLTRISKAYRDDSKTVDDHNDPATSDMYNGYAATIDKIRWMLQAVMDDDRMN
- a CDS encoding ABC transporter substrate-binding protein, producing the protein MKRVVLGSLIGAALGAASAQKVETPVAIGIAVAQTSNVALFGQEQVAGAKLAEKLINARGGIGGTPIRLVYQDAAGDENSAINAFQNLITKERVVGIVGPTLSQQAFAADPIAERARIPVLGPSNTAKGIPQIGNYIARVSAPVTVIAPAALKQALKIDPKIKRVAVMYAQNDAFSVSETGIFQDTIKAQGLTVATVQKSQTTDTDFTTQVTAVLNAKADLVVISALAADGGNIIKQLRQLSYKGLIVGGNGFNTTNLFPVCQKDCDGLLVAQAYSPLQSSATNQVFVKEYRALYKKDPPQFAAQAYAGVQVFADALRVIDRKKKLAQWDLGDLRTELNKQILAGKYNTPLGELRFDKEGEINQKEFFVAQVKMKDAKNGSFVFVK